Proteins encoded by one window of Vitis riparia cultivar Riparia Gloire de Montpellier isolate 1030 chromosome 11, EGFV_Vit.rip_1.0, whole genome shotgun sequence:
- the LOC117924667 gene encoding pentatricopeptide repeat-containing protein At1g31430, translating into MLSQTKFQLFKFTSLHFLSKPLHLSTSSHITKKSCIFLLKNCKSMQHLKQIQTQILRTGFHQSGDTLNKFMVCCTDPSIGNLHYAERIFNYIDIPDLFIYNLVIKAFTKNGSFRKAVLLFRQLREEGLSPDNFTYPFVFKAIGCLGEVREGEKVYGFVVKSGLEFDTYVCNSLMDMYAEVGRVQNLRQVFEEMPQRDVVSWNVLISGYVKCRRYEDAVDAFRRMQQQSSLRPNEATVVSTLSACIALKMLELGKEIHRYVREQLGFTIKIGNALVDMYCKCGHLSIARQIFNDMPIKTVICWTSMVSGYVNCGQLDEARELFERSPVRDVVLWTAMINGYVQFHRFDEAVALFREMQIKRVSPDRFTLVALLTGCAQLGTLEQGKWIHGYIDENKIMIDAVVGTALIEMYAKCGFIEKSLEIFKGLKEKDTASWTSIICGLAMNGKTSKALELFSEMEQTGVKPDDITFIGVLSACSHGGLVEEGRKHFRSMTAVYRIEPKLEHYGCLIDLLGRAGQLDEAEELIEKSPNVNNEVIVPLYGALLSACRTHGNVEMGERVAKRLVGIESGDSSVHTLLANIYASADRWEDVTKVRRKMKDLGVKKVPGCSSVEVNGIVHEFLVGDASHPEMREIYSMLDIIAKPLLGLDENEMEEETPVPVLL; encoded by the coding sequence ACCAAGAAATCATGCATATTCCTTCTCAAGAACTGCAAATCCATGCAACACCTCAAACAAATCCAAACCCAGATCCTCCGAACTGGATTCCACCAAAGCGGCGACACCCTCAACAAGTTCATGGTCTGCTGCACAGACCCATCGATTGGAAATTTGCACTACGCGGAGAGAATCTTCAATTACATTGATATCCCAGATTTGTTTATATACAATCTCGTGATTAAAGCATTTACGAAGAATGGTAGTTTCAGGAAAGCTGTTTTGCTCTTTAGACAATTGAGAGAGGAGGGGTTGTCTCCTGATAATTTTACGTACCCGTTTGTTTTTAAGGCTATTGGATGTTTAGGGGAGGTTCGGGAGGGTGAAAAGGTTTATGGGTTTGTGGTGAAGAGTGGACTTGAGTTTGATACTTACGTTTGTAACTCCCTCATGGACATGTATGCCGAAGTGGGTAGGGTTCAGAATTTGAGGCAGGTGTTTGAGGAAATGCCTCAGAGAGATGTGGTTTCTTGGAATGTTTTGATTTCTGGGTATGTGAAGTGTAGGAGATATGAGGATGCGGTTGATGCTTTTCGGCGTATGCAACAGCAGAGTAGTTTGAGGCCTAATGAAGCTACTGTTGTGAGCACTCTTTCAGCTTGTATAGCGTTGAAAATGTTGGAACTTGGGAAGGAAATTCATCGTTATGTTAGAGAGCAACTTGGATTCACTATTAAAATAGGGAATGCATTGGTAGACATGTACTGTAAGTGTGGGCATTTGAGTATTGCCCGACAAATTTTCAATGACATGCCAATCAAAACTGTGATTTGTTGGACTAGTATGGTGTCTGGATATGTAAATTGTGGTCAGCTGGATGAAGCCAGAGAACTCTTCGAGAGAAGTCCAGTCAGGGATGTTGTTCTTTGGACGGCTATGATTAATGGGTATGTGCAGTTTCACCGTTTTGATGAGGCAGTGGCCCTCTTTCGAGAGATGCAAATCAAAAGGGTCAGTCCTGATCGGTTCACGTTGGTTGCTCTTCTCACTGGTTGTGCTCAGTTGGGAACTCTGGAGCAAGGGAAATGGATCCATGGATacatagatgaaaataaaattatgatagatGCAGTTGTTGGTACAGCTCTCATTGAAATGTATGCAAAATGTGGGTTCATAGAGAAATCACTGGAGATTTTCAAAGgtttaaaagaaaaggataCAGCTTCATGGACCTCAATCATTTGTGGGCTGGCTATGAATGGCAAGACAAGCAAAGCACTTGAGTTATTCTCAGAAATGGAACAAACTGGTGTTAAACCTGATGATATCACCTTCATCGGTGTTTTAAGTGCTTGTAGTCATGGAGGATTGGTGGAGGAAGGTCGGAAACATTTTAGATCCATGACCGCAGTTTATCGAATCGAGCCTAAGTTAGAACACTATGGGTGCCTGATTGACCTCCTCGGTCGTGCTGGGCAGTTAGATGAAGCAGAGGAGTTGATAGAGAAGAGTCCAAATGTAAACAATGAGGTTATAGTTCCACTTTATGGTGCTTTGCTTAGTGCTTGCAGAACCCACGGCAACGTTGAGATGGGTGAAAGAGTGGCTAAACGGCTTGTGGGTATTGAATCAGGTGATTCCAGTGTTCATACCCTTCTTGCCAATATCTATGCTTCTGCAGACAGGTGGGAAGATGTAACGAAggtgagaagaaaaatgaaagatttgGGCGTAAAGAAGGTACCTGGGTGTAGTTCAGTTGAGGTTAATGGCATTGTCCATGAATTTCTGGTTGGAGATGCATCTCACCCAGAAATGAGGGAGATTTATTCTATGCTGGATATTATAGCTAAGCCGTTGTTGggtttagatgaaaatgaaatggagGAAGAAACCCCAGTTCCTGTACTTTTGTGA